A region from the Sulfitobacter sp. D7 genome encodes:
- a CDS encoding helix-turn-helix domain-containing protein, producing the protein MPQTQIQTHTLAQLSAGQDWRLTLAHERDHHLLIWITRGQGRLLLDGQRRGISPHNALWIPARSLFALELGYQCLGHAVLIPEDRDVRLPEMPRQLRIRDGVAQSEIAALIEQTQREVQQGRPLQQDALKAQVALISVWLRRQIMSDEHAAPRPKAGDRLSARFCALIAQRAPKGGSMADHAAELGVTPTHLTRAVKAATGKSAADLLTERSCHAARRLLAETDQTAAEIAASLGFGSAAYFTRFMQQHSGLPPSKLR; encoded by the coding sequence CCTCGCCCATGAGCGCGACCACCATCTGCTGATCTGGATCACCCGGGGCCAGGGTCGGTTGCTGCTGGATGGGCAACGCCGGGGCATCAGCCCCCATAACGCACTCTGGATACCGGCGCGGTCGCTCTTTGCTCTGGAGCTGGGCTATCAATGTCTGGGCCATGCGGTGCTGATCCCGGAAGACCGCGATGTGCGTTTGCCCGAAATGCCGCGCCAGTTGCGCATCCGCGACGGTGTAGCCCAATCCGAAATTGCGGCCCTGATCGAACAGACCCAGCGGGAGGTTCAGCAAGGCCGCCCCCTCCAACAAGACGCGCTGAAGGCTCAGGTCGCGCTGATATCGGTATGGCTCCGCCGGCAGATCATGTCAGACGAACATGCCGCCCCCCGGCCCAAGGCCGGCGACAGGCTCAGCGCGCGGTTCTGCGCCCTGATCGCCCAGCGCGCGCCCAAGGGTGGCAGCATGGCCGATCACGCAGCGGAACTGGGCGTCACGCCGACCCATCTGACCCGCGCTGTCAAAGCGGCCACCGGCAAATCCGCCGCTGATCTCTTGACGGAACGCAGTTGCCATGCCGCCCGGCGTCTGTTGGCCGAAACCGATCAAACCGCCGCCGAGATCGCAGCCTCTCTGGGCTTTGGCTCCGCTGCCTATTTCACCCGTTTCATGCAGCAGCACAGCGGCCTCCCCCCCAGCAAGCTGCGCTGA
- a CDS encoding ABC transporter permease, whose product MGLFILRRLGVMLLTALCLTFIVFWLTNLYPNLEKLAKTQGNFRMSDEAVASYLESRGYLQPTVDKFGEWLGVLPGWVTEGDTPEETFGRCFAPGTPVEARATRCGILQGDWGFSTVFKEPVGETVLTRLALTGKLMFWVLMLMVPSALIVGVLAGMREGSKLDRSLSTFSIATTATPEYVSGVIFIAVLASSRFGLSPLLAEWGWIDSKTLFLGSATSAMKDANFWNFFLPVLTISLYGMGYIARMTRASMTEVMTAQYIRTARLKGVKFSEIVLKHALRNALIAPFTVIMLQIPWLLNGVVIVETLFNYKGFGWLLVQAAANNDIELLLAVSVVSVIVVLVTQLISDIGYVFLNPRIRIS is encoded by the coding sequence ATGGGACTATTCATTTTGCGCCGGCTGGGTGTGATGTTGCTGACGGCGCTCTGCCTGACGTTCATCGTATTCTGGCTGACCAATCTCTATCCGAACCTCGAAAAGCTCGCCAAGACCCAAGGCAACTTCCGCATGTCCGACGAGGCAGTGGCCAGCTACCTTGAAAGCCGCGGCTATCTGCAACCCACCGTCGACAAGTTCGGCGAATGGCTGGGCGTGTTGCCCGGATGGGTCACCGAAGGCGACACGCCGGAAGAGACCTTTGGCCGCTGTTTCGCCCCCGGCACCCCGGTAGAGGCGCGCGCCACCCGCTGCGGCATCCTGCAAGGCGATTGGGGCTTTTCGACCGTCTTCAAAGAACCCGTGGGCGAAACCGTCCTGACGCGCCTCGCACTCACCGGCAAGTTGATGTTCTGGGTGCTGATGCTGATGGTCCCCTCGGCGCTGATCGTCGGTGTGCTGGCGGGCATGCGCGAAGGCTCCAAGCTTGACCGCTCGCTCTCGACCTTCTCCATCGCCACCACGGCGACGCCTGAATATGTCTCGGGCGTGATCTTCATCGCGGTGCTGGCCTCCTCGCGCTTTGGCCTCTCGCCGCTTCTGGCGGAATGGGGCTGGATCGACAGTAAAACCCTATTTCTTGGCTCCGCCACGTCTGCCATGAAAGACGCCAACTTCTGGAACTTCTTCCTGCCGGTGCTGACCATCTCGCTCTACGGCATGGGCTATATCGCCCGGATGACGCGGGCGTCGATGACCGAGGTGATGACCGCGCAGTATATCCGCACAGCGCGGCTCAAGGGGGTGAAATTCTCTGAGATCGTGCTGAAACACGCCCTGCGCAACGCGCTGATCGCGCCCTTCACGGTGATCATGCTGCAAATCCCATGGCTGCTGAACGGTGTGGTGATTGTGGAGACGCTGTTCAACTACAAGGGCTTCGGCTGGCTCCTCGTCCAAGCGGCTGCGAACAACGACATCGAACTGCTGCTCGCCGTTTCGGTCGTGTCGGTCATCGTCGTGCTTGTGACGCAGTTGATCTCTGATATCGGCTACGTTTTCCTCAACCCGCGCATTCGCATTTCTTAA
- a CDS encoding ABC transporter permease translates to MEQLTWTGSLAGLNIIFLGLCVMLALAVAAQIVVSFLPASEAQEINPDGTVARRGGVAGGLNRAVILLFALLILVVLIYIVAGAFMGPQAGIFGGMSQQMLPVWIALILTFAVSIHFKRRLGLYGKLFDSTVGMIGFAIVMFWVFTGVFGGLFDLLVTHDSLSQTSGMKNKLPGTPLRSPDEGEYPWFLLGGDNLARDVFSRLIKGSWVVVQIAPLATLFAFMVGITLGLPAGYYGGRLDTILSFLANLILAFPVILLFYLLVTPEIVLTGIPNYMAVFLFIFPLIFLAVLLNSRYYTQPSFRTPLLIVVLGVVGWLYLSLVSTDGAIVATDTYRIPGLPSMIDLFDIDAGVLVVFVSVVFVNSPTVFRIVRGLALDIKTRDYVAAAQTRGEGPWYIMLWEILPNARGPLIVDFCLRIGYTTILLGTLGFFGLGLESESPDWGSTINAGRRLLSLYPHAAIAPALALLSLVLGLNLLADGLREESLRD, encoded by the coding sequence ATGGAACAACTGACATGGACCGGGTCTCTTGCGGGGCTCAACATCATCTTCCTCGGCCTTTGCGTGATGCTGGCCTTGGCTGTCGCGGCGCAGATTGTCGTTTCCTTCCTGCCTGCCAGTGAGGCACAAGAGATCAACCCCGACGGCACCGTTGCCCGACGGGGCGGTGTGGCGGGCGGACTGAACCGTGCGGTGATCCTGCTGTTTGCGCTGCTGATCCTTGTGGTGCTGATCTATATCGTCGCCGGTGCCTTCATGGGGCCGCAGGCAGGCATCTTCGGCGGCATGTCGCAGCAGATGCTGCCGGTCTGGATCGCGCTGATCCTGACCTTCGCCGTCTCCATCCACTTCAAACGCCGCCTTGGCCTCTACGGCAAGCTATTCGACAGCACCGTGGGGATGATCGGCTTTGCCATCGTCATGTTCTGGGTATTCACCGGAGTCTTTGGCGGGTTGTTCGACCTGCTGGTGACGCACGACAGCCTTAGCCAAACTTCGGGCATGAAGAACAAGCTGCCCGGCACCCCGCTGCGCAGCCCCGATGAGGGCGAATACCCGTGGTTCCTGTTGGGCGGTGATAACCTTGCCCGCGATGTCTTCTCTCGGCTGATCAAGGGCTCTTGGGTCGTGGTGCAGATCGCGCCGCTGGCGACGCTCTTTGCCTTTATGGTCGGGATCACGCTGGGCCTGCCTGCGGGCTATTACGGCGGGCGGCTGGATACGATCCTCAGCTTTCTGGCGAACCTGATCCTCGCGTTTCCGGTGATCTTGCTGTTCTACCTGTTGGTCACGCCCGAGATCGTGCTGACCGGCATCCCGAACTACATGGCCGTGTTCCTGTTTATCTTCCCGCTGATCTTCCTCGCGGTGCTGCTGAACTCACGCTACTACACGCAGCCTTCGTTCCGCACGCCGCTGCTGATCGTGGTGCTGGGCGTGGTCGGCTGGCTGTACCTGTCGCTGGTCTCTACCGACGGTGCGATCGTGGCGACGGACACCTACCGCATCCCTGGCCTGCCGAGCATGATCGACCTCTTTGATATCGACGCCGGTGTGCTGGTGGTCTTTGTCTCGGTCGTCTTCGTGAACTCGCCCACGGTGTTCCGCATCGTGCGCGGCCTCGCGCTGGACATCAAAACGCGCGACTATGTCGCCGCCGCCCAGACCCGTGGCGAAGGCCCGTGGTACATCATGCTGTGGGAAATTCTGCCCAACGCCCGTGGCCCGCTGATCGTCGATTTCTGCCTGCGCATCGGCTATACCACGATCCTTCTCGGCACTTTGGGGTTCTTCGGCCTTGGGCTGGAAAGCGAGAGCCCGGATTGGGGCAGCACGATCAACGCAGGCCGCCGCCTGCTGTCGCTCTATCCGCACGCGGCCATCGCGCCCGCGCTTGCACTTCTGAGCCTCGTTCTGGGCCTGAACCTGCTGGCCGACGGCCTGCGCGAAGAATCCTTGCGCGACTAA